A region from the Rosa rugosa chromosome 6, drRosRugo1.1, whole genome shotgun sequence genome encodes:
- the LOC133717762 gene encoding LOB domain-containing protein 12-like: MGGNGTSPCASCKLLRRRCAQDCIFAPYFPSDDPHKFAIVHKVFGASNVSKMLQELPVHQRTDAVSSLVYEANARVRDPVYGCVGAICCLQNQVSELQMQLAGAQAEILCIQMQQEPMVLPSQQIDTCTDDERTYFLNNNLPQ; the protein is encoded by the exons ATGGGCGGAAATGGAACTTCACCGTGCGCCTCTTGCAAGTTGCTGAGACGCCGATGCGCCCAAGACTGCATTTTTGCCCCTTACTTTCCCTCCGATGACCCCCACAAGTTCGCCATCGTGCACAAAGTCTTTGGTGCTAGCAATGTTAGCAAGATGTTACAG GAGCTTCCAGTTCACCAGAGAACAGATGCAGTGAGCAGTCTAGTGTATGAAGCCAATGCAAGAGTGAGGGACCCAGTGTATGGGTGTGTTGGGGCCATTTGTTGCCTGCAAAACCAAGTCTCTGAGCTGCAAATGCAACTTGCTGGGGCTCAGGCCGAGATCCTTTGCATTCAGATGCAGCAAGAGCCTATGGTACTCCCTTCCCAGCAGATTGACACGTGCACAGACGATGAGAGGACATATTTTCTCAACAACAATCTCCCTCAGTAG